A stretch of the Comamonas testosteroni TK102 genome encodes the following:
- the lpxK gene encoding tetraacyldisaccharide 4'-kinase, protein MPQNTVQASSSQHGLRALWRQRGVGAWLLWPLSRLYGLLQAWNARRMRSRQQSTGLPVIVVGNVIAGGAGKTPVTQAVVAHLKARGWQPAIISRGYGRRIESGQDCREALPDSPASEVGDEPALLARSTGVPVFVASRRLEAAQALRQRYPQVDVIVSDDGLQHLALARDVELCVFNDEGVGNGFLLPAGPLREPWPRPVTATLHAGQPPRPPGTAPTFALQRNLADTAYNGHGQSIPLRSLADQNPEAVAAVARPESFFAMLAAQGITAAATQALPDHYDFESFSRKLENDKPLICTEKDAVKLWRRHPEAWAIPLQLQLPQAFWELLDAQLTKANANIRRDGKPA, encoded by the coding sequence ATGCCTCAAAACACCGTCCAAGCTTCCTCCTCGCAACATGGCTTGCGCGCCCTCTGGCGCCAGCGTGGAGTGGGTGCCTGGCTGCTGTGGCCGCTGTCGCGACTCTATGGATTGCTGCAGGCCTGGAACGCACGGCGCATGCGCAGCCGCCAGCAAAGCACGGGGCTGCCGGTCATCGTCGTCGGCAATGTGATTGCAGGCGGCGCGGGCAAGACCCCCGTGACGCAGGCCGTGGTGGCCCACCTCAAAGCCAGGGGCTGGCAGCCGGCGATCATCTCGCGCGGTTATGGCCGCAGGATCGAGAGCGGGCAGGATTGCCGCGAGGCCCTGCCGGACAGCCCCGCCAGCGAAGTCGGCGACGAGCCCGCCCTGCTGGCGCGCAGCACCGGCGTGCCGGTCTTTGTCGCCTCCAGACGTCTGGAGGCAGCGCAAGCGCTGCGCCAGCGCTACCCGCAGGTCGATGTGATCGTGAGCGACGACGGCCTGCAACATCTGGCCCTGGCACGCGATGTGGAGCTGTGCGTCTTCAATGATGAAGGTGTCGGAAACGGCTTTCTGCTGCCCGCAGGCCCATTGCGCGAGCCCTGGCCCCGCCCGGTGACGGCCACACTGCATGCGGGCCAGCCGCCCAGGCCGCCGGGCACAGCCCCGACGTTCGCGTTGCAGCGCAACCTGGCCGATACCGCCTACAACGGCCATGGCCAGAGCATCCCGCTGCGCAGCCTGGCTGACCAGAACCCGGAGGCCGTGGCCGCCGTGGCACGCCCCGAGTCCTTTTTTGCCATGCTGGCCGCCCAGGGCATCACTGCGGCAGCAACCCAGGCCTTGCCCGATCACTATGATTTCGAGAGCTTCTCGCGCAAGCTGGAAAACGACAAGCCCTTGATTTGCACCGAAAAAGACGCCGTCAAGCTCTGGCGCAGGCATCCCGAAGCCTGGGCCATACCCCTGCAGCTACAGCTGCCGCAGGCCTTCTGGGAACTGCTGGATGCGCAGCTGACCAAGGCCAACGCCAATATTCGCCGCGATGGCAAGCCAGCCTGA
- a CDS encoding Trm112 family protein has protein sequence MDAKLLELLVCPVTKGPLRFDREHQELISHSARLAYPVRDGIPVLLENEARTLSDDELEEEKQ, from the coding sequence ATGGACGCCAAACTTCTCGAACTGCTGGTCTGCCCCGTCACCAAGGGCCCGCTGCGCTTTGACCGCGAGCATCAGGAACTGATCAGCCACAGCGCGCGTCTGGCCTACCCGGTGCGCGACGGCATCCCGGTGCTGCTGGAAAACGAAGCCCGCACCCTGTCCGACGACGAGCTGGAAGAAGAAAAGCAATAA
- the kdsB gene encoding 3-deoxy-manno-octulosonate cytidylyltransferase, producing MSYTVLIPARLSSTRLPGKPLADIAGLPMVVRVARRAALAGAARCVVAADDESIVAACARHGVQAILTRKNHPSGSDRLAEACAQLGLSGDDVVVNVQGDEPLIDPKLIEAVAQLLLARPEASMGTAAHPIDSLTDYRNPNVVKVVCDAKGLASYFSRAPIPFSRDHGDEAWWQTAAPKAGHTGFTPLRHIGIYSYKAGFLREFPQLAPAPTEAMEQLEQLRALWHGHRIAVHITPDAPGAGVDTPEDLERVRAVFAV from the coding sequence ATGAGCTATACGGTACTGATCCCGGCCCGTCTGTCCTCGACCCGTCTGCCCGGCAAGCCGCTGGCCGATATTGCCGGCCTGCCCATGGTGGTACGCGTGGCCCGACGTGCGGCTCTGGCCGGCGCAGCCCGCTGCGTGGTGGCGGCCGACGACGAAAGCATTGTGGCGGCCTGCGCCCGGCATGGCGTCCAGGCCATCCTGACACGCAAGAATCATCCCAGCGGCAGCGACCGTCTGGCCGAAGCCTGTGCGCAACTGGGCCTGTCCGGCGATGATGTGGTCGTCAATGTGCAGGGCGATGAGCCGCTGATCGACCCCAAGCTCATCGAGGCCGTGGCGCAACTGCTGCTGGCCCGCCCCGAAGCCAGCATGGGCACGGCCGCCCATCCCATTGATAGCCTGACGGATTACCGCAACCCCAATGTGGTGAAAGTGGTCTGTGACGCCAAGGGTCTGGCCAGCTATTTCAGCCGCGCGCCCATCCCTTTCTCGCGCGACCACGGCGATGAAGCCTGGTGGCAGACGGCGGCCCCCAAGGCCGGTCACACGGGTTTCACACCGCTGCGCCATATTGGCATCTATAGCTACAAGGCCGGTTTTCTGCGCGAGTTCCCACAACTGGCACCCGCGCCGACCGAAGCCATGGAACAGCTGGAGCAGTTGCGCGCCCTCTGGCACGGCCACCGCATTGCCGTGCATATCACGCCCGATGCACCGGGTGCCGGCGTAGACACGCCCGAAGACCTTGAGCGCGTGCGCGCTGTTTTTGCTGTCTGA
- the adk gene encoding adenylate kinase, which translates to MKLILLGAPGAGKGTQAAFICQKYGIPQISTGDMLRAAVKAGTPLGLQAKAVMDAGQLVSDDLIINLVKERIAQPDCAKGFLFDGFPRTIPQADAMKAAGVKLDYVLEIDVPFDAIIERMSGRRSHPASGRTYHVKFNPPKVEGKDDVTGEDLVQREDDKEETVKKRLDVYSNQTRPLVDYYSNWAKADAAAAPKYRAISGTGSVEEITERALAALAS; encoded by the coding sequence ATGAAACTGATTTTGTTGGGTGCACCCGGCGCCGGCAAAGGCACTCAGGCGGCCTTCATTTGCCAAAAGTACGGTATCCCTCAAATCTCCACGGGCGACATGCTGCGCGCCGCCGTCAAGGCTGGCACCCCTCTGGGTCTGCAAGCCAAGGCCGTGATGGACGCCGGCCAGCTGGTCAGTGACGATCTGATCATCAACCTGGTCAAGGAACGCATTGCCCAGCCCGACTGCGCCAAGGGTTTCCTGTTTGACGGCTTCCCCCGCACCATCCCCCAGGCCGACGCCATGAAGGCCGCCGGCGTGAAGCTGGACTATGTGCTGGAAATCGATGTGCCCTTCGACGCCATCATCGAACGCATGAGCGGCCGCCGCAGCCACCCCGCCTCGGGCCGCACCTACCACGTCAAGTTCAACCCTCCCAAGGTGGAAGGCAAGGACGATGTGACCGGTGAAGACCTGGTGCAGCGCGAAGACGACAAAGAAGAAACCGTCAAGAAGCGCCTGGACGTCTACAGCAACCAGACCCGTCCTCTGGTGGACTACTACAGCAACTGGGCCAAGGCCGACGCAGCAGCGGCCCCCAAGTACCGTGCCATCAGCGGCACAGGTAGCGTGGAAGAAATCACCGAGCGCGCTCTGGCCGCCCTGGCTTCCTGA
- a CDS encoding asparaginase, translating to MERDKKIVILGTGGTIAGVAEQAGTSVGYRAAQLGVAQLLQAVPDLERVAAASLQAEQLAQLDSKDMDHATWHALALRCAELLARDDVSGIVITHGTDTLEETAWFLQCVLCPAKPVVLTCAMRPATAISADGPGNLRDAVACAADAQAAGRGVLAVVAGRVFSARQVRKVHPYRVDAFDGSGAGPQGWVEEGRLRWATGGLPRAAAAGSSAIALPPAGQWPQVELLHSHAGCNSAVALAVMQAWHAAGVRGVVVVGTGNGTVHQAFGPALDWAQAQGMVLRITTRCEEGQVVQAQGAPDDRAGSLPAAKARISLMLELMGWPRALG from the coding sequence GTGGAACGTGACAAAAAAATCGTCATCCTGGGCACGGGCGGCACGATTGCCGGTGTCGCCGAGCAGGCTGGCACCAGCGTGGGCTACCGCGCGGCCCAGCTGGGCGTGGCTCAGCTGCTGCAGGCCGTGCCGGACCTGGAGCGCGTTGCTGCCGCGTCGCTGCAGGCGGAGCAGCTGGCGCAGCTGGACAGCAAGGATATGGATCACGCCACCTGGCATGCGCTCGCGCTGCGCTGTGCCGAGCTGCTCGCGCGTGATGATGTGAGCGGCATCGTGATCACCCACGGCACCGACACCCTGGAGGAAACCGCCTGGTTTCTGCAGTGTGTTCTGTGCCCGGCAAAGCCCGTGGTGCTGACCTGTGCCATGCGCCCGGCCACAGCCATCTCGGCTGACGGCCCTGGCAATCTGCGTGATGCCGTGGCCTGTGCGGCCGATGCACAGGCCGCTGGCCGGGGCGTGCTGGCGGTGGTGGCGGGCAGGGTGTTCAGCGCACGCCAGGTGCGCAAGGTGCATCCTTACCGTGTGGATGCCTTTGACGGAAGCGGCGCGGGTCCGCAGGGCTGGGTGGAAGAGGGGCGACTGCGCTGGGCAACGGGCGGGCTGCCGAGGGCTGCTGCGGCTGGCTCGTCTGCAATCGCTTTACCGCCCGCAGGTCAATGGCCCCAGGTGGAGCTGCTGCACAGCCATGCGGGCTGCAACAGTGCCGTGGCGCTGGCGGTGATGCAGGCCTGGCATGCGGCGGGCGTGCGTGGCGTGGTGGTGGTGGGCACGGGCAACGGCACGGTCCATCAGGCATTTGGGCCAGCCCTGGACTGGGCGCAGGCGCAGGGCATGGTTTTGCGCATCACGACCCGGTGCGAGGAGGGGCAGGTGGTGCAGGCTCAGGGTGCACCGGATGACCGTGCGGGCAGCCTGCCGGCGGCCAAGGCCAGAATCAGCCTGATGCTGGAGTTGATGGGCTGGCCTCGCGCATTGGGTTGA
- the lexA gene encoding transcriptional repressor LexA translates to MDHPKLTPRQQQILDLIQSTIARTGAPPTRAEIASTFGFKSANAAEEHLQALARKGVIDLVSGTSRGIRLRADTVRTINAARGASFALPLTALAPLVLPLVGRVAAGSPILAQEHIDQSYSVEPSLFAAKPDYLLKVRGMSMRDAGIMDGDLLAVQATHEARNGQIVVARLGDDVTVKRFKRTPQGIELLPENPDYKIIHVSPEEPFAIEGLAVGLIRNSMFM, encoded by the coding sequence ATGGACCACCCCAAGCTCACTCCCCGCCAGCAGCAGATTCTGGACCTCATCCAGTCCACCATCGCTCGCACGGGTGCGCCCCCTACCCGGGCCGAGATTGCCAGCACCTTCGGCTTCAAGTCGGCCAATGCTGCAGAAGAGCATTTGCAGGCACTGGCCCGCAAGGGCGTCATCGATCTGGTCAGCGGCACATCGCGCGGCATTCGCCTGCGCGCCGACACCGTGCGCACCATCAATGCGGCACGCGGTGCCAGCTTTGCGCTGCCGCTCACGGCCCTGGCTCCGCTGGTGCTACCCCTGGTCGGCCGCGTCGCGGCCGGCTCGCCTATTCTGGCCCAGGAACATATCGATCAAAGCTATTCGGTCGAGCCCAGCCTGTTTGCCGCCAAGCCCGACTACCTGCTCAAGGTGCGCGGCATGTCCATGCGTGATGCCGGCATCATGGACGGCGACCTGCTGGCGGTACAGGCCACGCATGAAGCGCGCAACGGCCAGATTGTGGTGGCCCGTCTCGGTGATGACGTGACCGTCAAGCGCTTCAAGCGTACGCCGCAGGGCATCGAGCTGCTGCCCGAAAACCCCGACTACAAGATCATTCACGTCTCGCCTGAAGAGCCATTCGCCATCGAAGGCCTGGCCGTAGGCCTGATCCGCAACAGCATGTTCATGTAG
- a CDS encoding universal stress protein, translating to MFKHLLIPTDGTKLSEAAVRAGVLLAREQGAKVTGLYVMPDYRAIIYGADALLTYNSAEFERSANSDADAALQFVDQIARPEGVPCNFVRVTHASVYQAIVQQAQELQCDLICMASHGRKGIGGILLGSETQRVLTHSHVPVLVHRPASTGNH from the coding sequence ATGTTCAAGCACCTGCTCATTCCCACCGATGGCACCAAACTGTCCGAGGCAGCCGTGCGCGCAGGCGTTCTGCTGGCGCGTGAGCAAGGCGCCAAGGTGACCGGCCTGTATGTCATGCCCGATTACCGCGCCATCATCTATGGCGCGGATGCCCTGCTGACCTATAACAGTGCGGAATTCGAGCGCAGTGCCAACAGCGATGCCGATGCGGCCCTGCAGTTTGTCGACCAGATCGCCAGGCCTGAAGGCGTGCCCTGCAACTTCGTGCGAGTCACTCACGCTTCTGTTTACCAAGCCATTGTTCAGCAGGCCCAGGAACTGCAATGCGACCTGATCTGCATGGCCTCCCATGGCCGCAAAGGCATAGGCGGAATCTTGCTGGGCAGCGAAACCCAGCGCGTTCTGACGCACAGCCATGTCCCGGTGCTGGTGCACCGGCCCGCCTCAACCGGCAATCACTAA
- a CDS encoding FABP family protein, with amino-acid sequence MENFPKDIYTEPTPDANTLANLGPFTGMAGIWTGRRGLDINPKADGPEKQAFIEHMELQPIDAQTNGPQLFYGLRYHTRIVKPDDVETFHDQVGYWLWEPATGNIIQTLSIPRGQTAMATGNTTADATSFTLKAVRGSTVNGISSNPFLEHAFRTDAYTITVTKHADGTWSYEQETTLTIPGQGEPFAHTDRNTLHKIGEPTPNPTARAAVEI; translated from the coding sequence ATGGAAAACTTTCCCAAGGACATCTACACCGAGCCCACACCCGATGCGAACACCCTGGCCAACCTCGGCCCCTTCACCGGCATGGCCGGCATCTGGACCGGCAGGCGTGGCCTGGACATCAATCCCAAGGCTGACGGGCCCGAAAAACAGGCCTTCATCGAGCACATGGAGCTGCAACCCATTGATGCGCAGACCAATGGTCCACAACTCTTCTACGGGCTGCGCTATCACACGCGCATCGTCAAGCCCGACGACGTGGAAACCTTTCACGACCAGGTCGGCTACTGGCTGTGGGAGCCTGCCACCGGCAACATCATCCAGACCCTGAGCATCCCGCGCGGGCAGACGGCCATGGCCACGGGAAACACCACGGCCGATGCCACCAGCTTCACCCTCAAGGCCGTGCGCGGCTCCACGGTCAACGGCATCTCCAGCAACCCGTTTCTGGAGCACGCCTTCAGAACCGACGCCTACACCATCACCGTCACCAAGCACGCCGACGGCACCTGGTCGTATGAGCAGGAAACCACGCTCACCATCCCCGGTCAGGGCGAGCCCTTTGCCCATACCGACCGCAATACCCTGCACAAGATCGGCGAGCCCACGCCCAACCCCACGGCAAGAGCCGCAGTCGAGATCTGA
- a CDS encoding alpha/beta fold hydrolase, protein MKSMQWLGLVTLAVLLVACGGSDAEPETKDPLAAYKNQKLSWGSCDAYFSKYSSEGAERYISKLGSRLQCADIEAPLDYKHPDGLKIKVSALRVQAADAPEKKPHLFFNPGGPGGDGLNLSLAYSQMLAGGNPNTALGAIYKKVSESFNFVGFSPRGVGASTNLQCSGNEQVYAQDSSADGENAENIRRITDSARYMAVNCQKNPISDFINTDATARDMDLMRHLFGDEKMHYYGISYGTWLGFWYAGLFPERVGPMVVDSNMNFSQSIHAASISYEVGKIHSFANHIAPYAARHNSSLGMGTSTQEIVDRLKRLAPPLNQMLVQSSFRAEPDTIANELLYARMLMDASGYLRNGMQPSDIANRLQNIQVSTGDPDVDASIPDKASSIGSGISMLNDPQYWTAAVPFSADNSDSVFNTVVCNDELLLERDPVYWVNKGFELARTLPIANNRIAGQPCLYWKRQLQFSKPSMASLKTARMLMVQSEYDVPTPLAGAMETFEQLPATSMVYVMNEGSHGLMVYQTECVDLTVMNYLLGQAPAQRLTQCQGKPLPLDAQVQTLQARSIRSLSTSGQEPSNFEDPELARTLLERLRKAISSASLH, encoded by the coding sequence ATGAAATCGATGCAATGGTTGGGGCTGGTAACGCTGGCCGTGCTGCTGGTGGCTTGTGGCGGCTCCGATGCCGAGCCTGAAACCAAAGATCCGCTGGCGGCATACAAGAACCAGAAGCTGAGCTGGGGCAGCTGCGATGCGTATTTTTCGAAGTACTCCTCGGAGGGGGCCGAGCGCTACATCAGCAAGCTCGGCAGTCGTTTGCAGTGTGCAGATATCGAGGCTCCGCTGGATTACAAGCATCCCGATGGACTGAAGATCAAGGTCTCGGCCCTCAGGGTGCAGGCCGCCGATGCCCCCGAGAAAAAGCCTCATCTGTTCTTCAATCCCGGCGGGCCCGGTGGCGATGGTCTCAACTTGTCGCTGGCATATTCCCAGATGCTTGCCGGCGGCAACCCGAATACCGCCCTCGGCGCGATCTACAAAAAGGTCAGTGAAAGCTTCAACTTCGTCGGGTTCTCGCCCAGAGGGGTCGGGGCCAGCACCAATTTGCAGTGCAGCGGCAACGAGCAGGTCTATGCGCAGGACTCCTCGGCCGACGGGGAGAACGCAGAGAACATCCGCAGAATCACTGATTCAGCCAGATACATGGCCGTCAACTGCCAGAAGAACCCGATCTCCGATTTCATCAATACCGATGCCACGGCGCGTGACATGGATCTGATGCGCCATCTGTTCGGCGACGAGAAAATGCATTACTACGGCATCTCGTATGGAACCTGGCTGGGCTTCTGGTACGCGGGTCTGTTCCCCGAGCGCGTCGGCCCTATGGTCGTCGACAGCAATATGAACTTCAGCCAGAGCATTCATGCGGCCAGCATCAGCTACGAAGTCGGCAAGATACACAGCTTTGCCAACCATATTGCTCCCTATGCCGCGCGCCACAACAGCAGCCTGGGCATGGGCACCAGCACGCAGGAGATTGTGGACAGGCTGAAAAGGCTCGCGCCACCTTTGAATCAAATGCTGGTGCAGAGCAGCTTCCGGGCCGAGCCCGACACGATTGCCAACGAGCTTCTCTATGCCCGCATGCTCATGGATGCCAGCGGCTATCTGCGCAATGGCATGCAGCCTTCCGACATTGCCAACCGGCTGCAGAACATTCAGGTCAGCACCGGTGATCCTGATGTGGATGCGAGCATTCCAGACAAGGCATCCAGCATCGGCAGCGGGATATCGATGTTGAACGATCCGCAGTACTGGACAGCGGCCGTGCCGTTTTCTGCGGACAACTCCGACTCGGTCTTCAATACGGTGGTTTGCAACGACGAACTCTTGTTGGAGCGAGATCCGGTCTACTGGGTCAACAAGGGCTTCGAGCTGGCGCGAACGCTGCCCATCGCCAACAACCGTATTGCGGGCCAGCCCTGCCTGTACTGGAAACGACAGTTGCAGTTCTCCAAGCCGTCGATGGCCAGTCTGAAGACCGCCAGGATGCTCATGGTGCAAAGCGAGTACGACGTGCCCACACCGCTGGCCGGTGCCATGGAGACCTTCGAGCAGTTGCCGGCCACCAGCATGGTTTACGTCATGAACGAAGGCAGCCATGGCCTGATGGTCTATCAGACAGAGTGCGTGGACCTGACGGTCATGAACTATCTGCTGGGCCAGGCACCAGCGCAGCGCTTGACGCAATGCCAGGGCAAGCCCTTGCCGCTGGATGCCCAGGTGCAGACATTGCAGGCACGCAGCATCAGGTCCCTGTCGACCTCAGGGCAGGAGCCCAGCAATTTCGAAGATCCGGAACTGGCTCGGACGCTGCTTGAACGCCTGCGCAAGGCCATCAGCTCTGCCTCATTGCATTGA
- a CDS encoding universal stress protein, whose protein sequence is MFKHILIPTDGSKLSEAALHAGIQLAKEQGAQVTALYVMPDYSAIIYGAEALMSYNSAEFDKSAQKEAEKVLQTAADIAAAAGVECKTLRATSISVNQAIIKTAQESHCDLICMASHGRKGIAGILLGSETQRVLINSSIPVLVHRP, encoded by the coding sequence ATGTTCAAGCATATTTTGATTCCCACGGATGGCTCGAAACTCTCCGAAGCAGCGCTGCACGCAGGCATACAGCTGGCCAAGGAGCAAGGCGCGCAGGTAACCGCGCTGTATGTGATGCCGGACTACTCCGCCATCATCTACGGCGCCGAGGCACTGATGTCGTACAACTCCGCCGAGTTTGACAAGAGTGCCCAGAAGGAAGCCGAAAAGGTACTGCAGACTGCGGCCGACATTGCCGCAGCCGCGGGCGTGGAGTGCAAGACGCTGCGGGCGACCAGCATCTCCGTCAACCAGGCCATCATCAAGACAGCCCAGGAAAGCCATTGCGATCTGATCTGCATGGCATCGCATGGCCGCAAGGGCATCGCCGGCATTTTGCTGGGTAGCGAAACCCAGCGCGTGCTGATCAACAGCAGTATCCCGGTGCTGGTGCACCGCCCCTGA
- a CDS encoding clostripain-related cysteine peptidase, which yields MRWIRWWGMLLLTMLLIACGGGDGDRPRAKTTMLVYLVASDLIASAEGDLTHMLAAASSKDINVVLQVGGGSAAGSVAGVDLTQTVRYRLTPAAAPSNGRGWTLERLPQAEQPGAQVAMNKADTLRNFIQWGARQYPAQQYALTLWNHGGGPVAGFGWDEAYGGGKSMSVKDITSAIQQADVRLELLGFDACLMSSLEVAASLQPYVNYLVASEEVTTGWDWTRLVQYMVDNPLARGDALGKTIVDTYKQQNGSLDFTAYAVTDLQQIPALIAVLEKAAARLHQSLQSGGLDVWVQLAAARRNAEDFQTNIFNTQFDLVDVLSWVNELAARNLLSSSMQQDIRTAFDRAVIHKDGGEDEAYGLMMYFPRYSTLNSRLLAQYAELGFSAPIKGFVQAYAAFAGSSLMPQITVTSPVLSGNAFSALVNSNMPGLGRVFDRGYAVLTQNGVALAMQQLDVNGNEVRLPQSQVWPHLDGQVITMLPENDEDTVFMIPVRMLDEYGSEADGMLYALQDEQGRLVVKYKLSSQGLAGIGLAMAEIEEDEEFHPLVMNAQGQLVDSGVELIAPEGDWIIEMQAVSGSGYRLYAAASDLVGRLRISPTSVDLVTAN from the coding sequence ATGCGATGGATTCGATGGTGGGGGATGTTGTTGCTCACGATGCTGCTGATCGCCTGCGGCGGAGGCGATGGTGACAGGCCGCGCGCAAAAACCACGATGCTGGTCTATCTGGTGGCCTCGGATCTGATTGCCAGCGCGGAGGGCGATCTCACCCATATGCTGGCAGCGGCCAGCAGCAAGGACATCAACGTGGTTCTGCAGGTCGGCGGCGGCTCGGCTGCAGGCTCGGTGGCTGGTGTCGATCTGACGCAGACGGTGCGCTACCGGCTGACTCCTGCCGCAGCCCCTTCGAATGGCAGGGGCTGGACTCTGGAGCGACTGCCTCAGGCAGAGCAGCCAGGAGCCCAGGTGGCCATGAACAAGGCCGATACCTTGCGCAACTTCATTCAGTGGGGAGCACGCCAGTACCCCGCGCAGCAATATGCGCTGACGCTCTGGAACCATGGTGGCGGCCCGGTCGCGGGATTCGGCTGGGACGAGGCATATGGCGGTGGTAAATCCATGAGCGTGAAAGACATCACCAGCGCAATCCAGCAGGCCGATGTCAGGCTGGAGCTGCTGGGCTTTGACGCCTGCCTGATGTCCAGCCTGGAAGTGGCTGCGTCGCTACAGCCCTATGTCAACTATCTGGTGGCTTCCGAAGAGGTGACCACCGGCTGGGACTGGACCAGACTGGTGCAGTACATGGTGGACAACCCCCTGGCCAGGGGCGATGCCCTGGGCAAGACCATCGTGGACACCTACAAGCAACAGAATGGCTCGCTCGACTTCACGGCCTATGCGGTGACCGACCTCCAGCAGATTCCGGCGCTGATTGCCGTGCTGGAAAAGGCTGCTGCCCGCCTGCATCAGTCACTGCAGAGCGGCGGGCTCGACGTCTGGGTGCAACTGGCTGCGGCACGGCGCAATGCCGAGGATTTCCAGACCAATATCTTCAACACGCAGTTTGATCTGGTGGACGTGCTCTCCTGGGTCAATGAGCTTGCCGCGCGCAATCTGCTGAGCAGCTCGATGCAGCAGGACATTCGCACTGCATTCGACCGTGCGGTGATTCACAAGGATGGCGGCGAGGACGAAGCCTACGGACTGATGATGTACTTCCCGCGCTATTCCACGCTGAACTCTCGCCTGCTGGCGCAGTACGCGGAGCTGGGCTTCTCCGCCCCTATCAAAGGCTTTGTGCAGGCCTATGCCGCTTTTGCGGGCAGTTCGCTGATGCCGCAAATCACTGTGACCAGCCCGGTGCTCAGCGGCAATGCCTTCAGCGCGCTGGTCAACAGCAATATGCCGGGCCTGGGCCGTGTATTTGACCGGGGCTATGCCGTGCTCACACAAAACGGCGTGGCACTGGCCATGCAGCAGCTGGATGTGAACGGCAATGAAGTTCGTCTACCTCAGTCCCAGGTCTGGCCGCATCTCGATGGGCAGGTGATCACCATGCTGCCCGAAAACGATGAGGACACGGTGTTCATGATCCCTGTCAGGATGCTTGACGAATATGGTAGCGAAGCTGACGGCATGCTTTATGCGCTGCAGGACGAGCAGGGCCGCTTGGTCGTGAAGTACAAGCTTTCCTCGCAGGGGCTTGCCGGTATCGGCCTGGCCATGGCCGAGATTGAAGAAGACGAAGAATTCCATCCGCTCGTCATGAACGCGCAAGGGCAGTTGGTGGATTCCGGCGTCGAGCTGATCGCCCCCGAAGGCGACTGGATCATCGAGATGCAGGCAGTCAGTGGAAGCGGCTACAGGCTCTATGCCGCAGCCTCCGATCTGGTCGGGCGCCTCAGGATTTCGCCCACTTCGGTGGATCTGGTCACGGCGAACTGA
- a CDS encoding PRC-barrel domain-containing protein, whose product MQSASPVISSDRVNGTNVYNPNGDKLGSIDSLMIDKLTGKVRYAVMQFGGFLGIGTDLYPLPWDSLKYEPSQGGYVVSVTKERLENAPHYAGGALPEYTDDYGRRVYDHYGVPFV is encoded by the coding sequence ATGCAATCAGCCTCACCTGTCATCTCATCCGATCGTGTCAACGGCACCAATGTCTACAACCCCAACGGCGACAAGCTGGGGTCCATCGACTCACTGATGATCGACAAGCTCACCGGCAAGGTTCGATACGCAGTGATGCAATTTGGCGGTTTCCTGGGCATAGGCACGGATCTCTATCCCCTGCCGTGGGACAGCCTCAAATACGAGCCCAGTCAAGGCGGTTACGTGGTTTCCGTCACCAAGGAACGGCTTGAAAACGCCCCTCACTACGCAGGTGGCGCATTGCCCGAATACACCGACGACTACGGCCGCCGCGTCTACGATCACTACGGTGTGCCCTTTGTCTAA
- a CDS encoding DUF333 domain-containing protein, with protein MKKALETTGAVLSAIAISGCAQPRATAPAAPMVGMANPASVYCAQLGGKTRIEKTGAGERGICVLPDGKEIDEWELFRRDHPSR; from the coding sequence ATGAAAAAAGCACTTGAAACCACCGGCGCCGTTCTTAGCGCGATTGCCATCAGCGGCTGTGCACAGCCTCGGGCCACAGCGCCTGCCGCGCCCATGGTCGGCATGGCCAACCCGGCCTCGGTCTACTGCGCCCAGCTGGGTGGCAAGACCCGTATCGAGAAGACGGGCGCTGGCGAGCGCGGCATCTGCGTGCTGCCCGACGGTAAGGAAATTGACGAGTGGGAACTGTTCCGCCGCGACCACCCCTCCCGGTAA